A window from Calliopsis andreniformis isolate RMS-2024a chromosome 5, iyCalAndr_principal, whole genome shotgun sequence encodes these proteins:
- the Top3alpha gene encoding topoisomerase 3-alpha isoform X4 translates to MLVLTQSFNAAKFSLYKSVQCAFFMSCNSSIKVMKVLNVAEKNDAAKNIAGYLSRGTSRRRDGLSPYNKIYEFTSDLWNQNCDMIMTSVSGHLLNHEFGGTYRKWQGCHPLSLFDAPVAKQCSEENSIKIKKTLEREVQKCSALIIWTDCDREGENIGFEIITVCRAVKPNIRIYRAKFSEITQVSVNRALRNLCEPDEAVSDAVDVRSELDLRIGAAFTRFQTLRLQKVFPRTLADMLISYGSCQFPTLGFVVERFLAIERFRSEPYWKLKVLDVRDNLSVEFRWSRGRLFEKLPCEVFLDICLEKPNATVIKVTSKPKSKWRPLPLDTVELEKQGSRKLHLSAKETMKIAEKLYTQGLISYPRTETNIFPKELNLVPLVNQQVGNPVWGNFAQRLLEEGLNPRQGKKSDQAHPPIHPTKYTDSLQGNDAKVYEFVVRHFLACLSNNAVGQETLVEIDIAGEKFIANGLQIIEKNYLHVYIYEKWSDKEIHIYQEGQVFKPTSIDMVQEETSPPQLLTEADLISLMDKYGIGTDATHAEHIDTIKSRQYVGLTDGKHLMPGKLGIGLVMGYDDMGFQMSKPNLRADLEKDLKLICERQKNPKDVLQIQINKYRDVFKIALERANLIDNALANYLDERPTETQETQFSNPPEEAVVFKCPKCGSNMTLKDRKQGTGKYIGCMGFPACNNAIWLPQTVESVEVLSEICSHCSGNMHKLKFKLSRNAFPIYGTTYTTCIGGCDPSFNEVMNVRNENIKKVNQGNDTGYSSTFDGSRSVSSNSLPDWLELRTVLVTIRIGQGITQIRNVLLQRTMMRGLIQVASVLQAMNSDHQELNKVKHGVILITMLLSCVDVMKLRFS, encoded by the exons ATGTTAGTTTTAACACAATCGTTTAATGCTGCAAAATTTAGTTTATATAAATCAGTACAGTGTGCTTTTTTTATGAGTTGCAACAGTAGTATTAAGGTCATGAAAGTTCTTAATGTTGCCGAAAAAAATGATGCCGCAAAAAATATCGCGGGTTATTTATCTCGCGGCACTTCTAGACgg AGAGATGGATTATCCCcatataataaaatttatgaATTCACCTCAGATTTGTGGAATCAAAATTGTGATATGATCATGACTTCTGTGTCTGGTCATTTGTTAAATCATGAATTTGGAGGTACATATCGCAAATGGCAAGGCTGTCATCCACTGAGTTTATTTGATGCACCTGTGGCAAAGCAATGTTCAGAAGAAAActctattaaaattaaaaagactTTGGAAAGAGAAGTACAAAAATGCAGTGCATTAATTATTTGGACAGATTGTGATCGTGAGGGAGAGAATATTGGGTTTGAAATAATTACAGTCTGTCGAGCAGTTAAGCCTAATATTCGTATTTATAG AGCAAAATTTTCTGAAATCACACAAGTATCTGTAAATAGAGCACTTCGAAACCTATGTGAGCCAGACGAAGCAGTTAGTGATGCTGTTGATGTACGAAGTGAATTGGACTTAAGGATTG GTGCTGCATTTACAAGATTTCAAACATTGAGGCTACAAAAGGTATTTCCTAGAACTCTTGCTGATATGCTTATCAGCTATGGCAGTTGTCAGTTTCCTACTTTGGGATTTGTAGTCGAAAGATTTTTAGCCATAGAAAGATTTAGATCAGAGCCATATTGGAAACTAAAAGTGCTAGATGTTCGTGATAACTTATCTGTAGAATTTAGGTGGTCAAGAGgaagattatttgaaaaattgccTTGTGAAGTTTTCTTAGATATTTGCTTGGAAAAACCAAATGCCACTGTAATAAAAGTGACAAGTAAGCCTAAGAGTAAGTGGAGGCCTCTACCTTTGGACACAGTT GAATTGGAAAAACAAGGCTCTCGTAAACTTCACCTAAGCGCTAAGGAAACTATGAAAATTGCTGAGAAATTATATACCCAAGGTCTTATTAGTTATCCACGCACAGAAACAAATATATTTCCGAAAGAATTAAATCTCGTTCCTTTAGTAAATCAGCAAGTAGGTAATCCAGTTTGGGGTAATTTTGCACAACGATTATTAGAGGAAGGATTAAATCCTAGGCAAGGAAAGAAAAGTGACCAAGCGCATCCTCCTATACATCCGACGAAATATACAGATAGCTTACAAG GTAATGATGCCAAAGTTTATGAATTTGTGGTGCGTCATTTTCTGGCTTGCTTATCTAACAATGCAGTAGGGCAAGAAACGTTAGTAGAAATTGATATAGCTGGAGAAAAATTTATTGCTAATGGTTTAcaaattattgaaaaaaattatttacacgTGTATATATATGAAAAATGGAGCGACAAAGAAATTCATATATACCAAGAAGGACAGGTTTTTAAACCAACTAGCATAGATATGGTTCAAGAAGAAACATCTCCACCACAGTTATTAACAGAGGCTGATTTAATTAGCTTAATGGATAAATATGGCATTGGCACTGATGCTACCCATGCAGAACACATAGATACGATAAAGTCACGCCAATATGTTGGTTTGACAGATGGGAAGCATTTAATGCCTGGCAAACTTGGAATTGGATTAGTAATGGGTTATGATGATATGGGATTTCAAATGTCAAAACCGAATTTAAGAGCTGATTTAGAAAAGGATCTTAAATT AATATGTGAACGGCAAAAAAATCCGAAAGATGTTTTACAAATACAGATAAATAAATATCGTGATGTCTTTAAAATAGCATTGGAACGTGCCAATTTAATCGACAATGCTTTAGCGAATTATCTTGACGAACGACCAACGGAAACACAAGAAACACAATTTAGTAATCCGCCTGAAGAGGCTGTTGTTTTTAAATGTCCAAAATGTGGTTCAAATATGACACTTAAAGATAGAAAACAAGGTACAGGAAAATATATTGGTTGCATGGGATTTCCAGCGTGTAATAATGCTATTTGGTTGCctcaaactgttgaatctgttgAAGTTTTAAGTGAAATTTGTTCACAT TGTTCAGGAAACatgcataaattaaaatttaaattatcTAGAAATGCTTTTCCAATTTATGGTACTACATACACAACTTGTATAGGTGGTTGTGATCCTTCATTTAATGAAGTAATGAATGTACGAAATGAAAATATTAAGAAAGTTAACCAAGGAAATGATACTGGCTACAGCAGTACTTTCGATGGATCGAGATCAGTTAGTTCAAATTCACTCCCA GACTGGTTAGAACTCAGAACAGTACTCGTAACAATACGAATAGGTCAAGGAATAACACAAATAAGAAACGTATTACTACAGAGAACGATGATGCGTGGATTGATACAAGTAGCTTCAGTTCTTCAAGCAATGAATTCAGATCACCAAGAATTGAACAAAGTAAAACATGGGGTGATATTGATAACGATGCTGTTATCATGTGTAGATGTCATGAAACTGCGATTCAGTTAA